Genomic window (Rosa chinensis cultivar Old Blush chromosome 6, RchiOBHm-V2, whole genome shotgun sequence):
GCAAGGGCTGCACCCAAATATCTCTCTATTTCTCAATTTATGTGTCTCTTCACGTGCAAGATGGGGGCTGCATGTGAGGAAGGGTATTATCTCGATATATATACTTTGTTAAGACATTCTCTTATAGCTTAAGTTTTTTATTCTAGTAGTTGTCTAACAGTAATGGCTAAGATAAAATATTCATTTGCAAACAGATAGTACAATTTAAATGTTACAATTGTCCAATAGTCCTTGGAAATGTGCCATGAAAATTCCTGTGAATCAATATATACACCAATAGCACTAACCATTCTATCACTAGAGCATCACCAAAAGTTGCAGGACCCTGCATTTCTCGGGCACAGAAGTCCACTTTTGCAGCCATTCTAATTCTTTTCACCCAATCGATATCAAACCTAGTTTTGTGGAACCTTAGTGGTTTTGAATTGACTAAACTGAGGTCAACTTGCAGGATTTTAGCAACTTTTGACACAGCTTGGGGCCAAGTTGCAGTACTAAAGCCATGGCATCCCATCACCGCCCTCTAAAATCTGATGCCTCAGACTTAGCCTTTTATTCCAATCTGATATCTGCTCTTGACCAAAAACATTTTGTCACTCTCTTGATTGGGATATCCCTTAACTGTGTGTTATGCAAGTTAAACAAAGTCACTGATCCTGCAAAGCTAAAAGAAAAGTCACAGAACATTTATAGCTTGTGTGAATAAAAGACATGAAACTAGAATAGTTATGATGTTCTGATGTATTGTTTTCTTCATAATCCAGTGCGTTAATGTTGCAGTccacaaaataaaagaagtAGGTACTCGATACAGGATATTGCAAAGAAATAAAGTTATGGCAACTCGCTTCTTATCAGAAAAATGTCATGCAACTGTCTCCTAATTGCTACCAAACACTGAAATAAAGAAACCTTTGACAATTTAAGTAGCATTATGTGGTTTACTATTGCAGCTTTCGTAAATGTATGTGTAGTGATATGGAAAAGTGAGAAGTTCTAAAAACCACAGCTGGGAAACAGAACAATGGCCTATGAATGATTCTATTACATTATTGCAAGTCGGTTGCCCATGAGTCCATGACTACGATGATATCAGTTGGGACATGGCTGTAGCTGTTCATCATGAATGATATAGAAGCAAAAAAACAGAATTAGAACCGAACTCAAAGTACTCTTTGTTCACCCCAGGGGAGGTTAAACTCGAAACTTTTGCTTTAATTACTCTACCGATAGCTAGATATAGCAGCTAAGAACAATGATTTCTGGATTGAAATGAACTACAAtatgaaaaagtagaaaaacaaGTGGCAGGCTGTAATGAACTAATGTTTTTGTGACTCCAGTCCAATGCGCCATACTCAAGCAACAGCTAAAGACAAGGCAAAATGATCATGTATGGATATTCTTGTTCTATATGGCAGTACTGAAATTTGTATTTCTCTACAAATGCTTTTCAACTGTTTGGCACATGAATGGGACCAAAATAATGAGACTCATAAAATAATTGAGTTCATTTATTATTTCCTAGATCTCAAATTTCCAGAAACATGGGTTTTCTGCATTGTTATCTTATGTTGCAAACTTAATCAAGAAAAACGTGGTTTCCTACAATAAACTAAGGGTTTACGTTCAACTGAAACAATCATTGAACTCAGTTTTGACTAGGTAGGCTCTAATAGAACTCTGATTATACCAGATGATGGGATATTTCAGATTGTGATAACAAAGAAATATCTCAAACTACAAACCATGCATCATTACAAGGACCCAGCAAAGTACCTAAGCCAGCTAGAGAGTTTGGAAGGTTGTTTAGGACAGAGTACACTAAAACAAGATCATCACTTATTCTCAGTACACAGAGGCCTTTTGCCATGCCAGGAAACTCTTTCAAAAAAACCAGAAGATAATGAGAATGAGAAATGGGGTTTATGATGTACACGTGAAAGTTTTGTACGGTCAATCTGATTGACTGTGGTTCTGATTCATATGGACCCCACCTGAGAGACCATGCAAGTTAGAGAGTAAAACAGAAGGGTAATCTGAATGAAATCTCAGCAGATGAAGAAGCTCACCCAGATAGTATTTCTACattgtttattttttctcttttggaatGCTTATCTCTTAATGCATTTAGCCTCTAACTTACCAAACTACCCATTCATGCAGAAGCAGGAAAGGTTCCTAACTTACCATATCAGAAGATAAGATCTTCTAGGTTTCTGATCTTGAATTGACTAGTTTAAGTGGTTTTAGAACTTCTAATGCATTTCATTAACCCAAATTGTATACAGTAAGAATGACTTGAATCGGACTTCGTTGCTAGTTAAGTCATTTTGCAACATAAATAGACAAGATAGATTAGAAATTAAATATGTATTGCCAAGACAAGGAGATGACTGAAAATCCGACTACATGTTTAGAACTCGTGATGTATCCCGTACATCACTAAACCTCCATCTTAACTTAATTAGGGAAACTATCCTCctgatataatatatatatatatatatatatatatatatatatatatatatatatatataaagagaagGGCAGCGAAGAAAAGGACTTTACTTAACTTTATGGATTTTCTGCATGTCTATAAAAAATTCTTGGAGATACTGATTCTCCCTACACGTCTGTTTAGTCATCATCTTGTCCTTGTTTCACTTAATTTTGTGGTAGCTAAGTAGACAAATCATTCAAATTCCACATCAGTTTTGCAAGATCTCTTCGCCAACTGGCAATACCCCACCCCAACCCTCTCAACCTTGCCTATAAAAGAGCAGGCATTTCCACCACTTTGCACACATCACACAACTCTTGACTTAAGTCTTGATCTCTATTGACTCGTCCAGATAATTACCCTCCTCACTCTCTCCTTTGCCCTTCACCCCTTTAGAAAACCATTTCAACACTTCTCAATGGCTTCTAGCTCAATGTCTTCGCGTAACTCGGGTTCATCTTGGACTGCCAAGCAGAACAAGGCGTTCGAGAAGGCTCTAGCCCTTTACGACAAGGACACCCCCGACCGCTGGTACAATGTTGCCAGGGCCGTGGGGAATAAGACTCCTGAGGAAGTTAAGAGGCACTATGACCTTCTTGTGGCAGATGTGAAGCATATCGAGTCAGGCCAAGTTCCTTTCCCGGATTACAGGACTTCTGGTGGGAGTGGGAGTGGGAGTGGCCATGGCAACATCGGTCATGATGAGGAAAAGAGGTAGTCTTTACTAATACTATCTGTCAAAGTCCTCCTCCAGCACCTTAATTACGCAATGACATATATAAATGTTTGTTTCTGATTCTTTGACTGTGCTTAAATTCTTAGACTACCATTCAACATCAGCAAACTTTTTCTTTGCATCTTATTCTATGCTATAATAGGACCATTGACTTCTGCTAACCCACTTCTTACTCTTAGCTTTAGATCTAATGATCAATATCTTAGAAGCTGTTAACTTACCAGGAAATTGGGTATCCAAAACTACAAGTAATTTCGAAACTTCAGACCAAGTGGGTTCATTTTCATTAACCTATTTTAACCTCTGCCAGCAACACCAAACTAGTTTCAAGCCTTCAACCACATGAACCAATATAGGTGCTTTTGAACATGCTTTTACTTAGTTGTTGCATGTAATCATACATTTAAGATTTAATCTGATACACTAAACTCGAACCTGTTAGAGTTAATTTTTAGCCAAAGCTAAAGCTAATCCCACTGAGCTGTGTCTGCTAAAATTACAGGATGAGGAGCATGAAGCTGAACTGAAGCAGCACATGCAAGAAGAAGTCCGATCTCCATATATGTACCCACTAGTTAATGAATAAAGATTCATCGCTAGCTCGATCTTCTGATCCGTTTTAATTCGATGATGACGCTGTAATGGTATAGTACTAAGTACAGTTCTAGTAGTTGATCGAAGATATCACAAACCGTACCCGTGATTCTTCTATGTTGTTAATCAGACTTCCCAGTTTCTTATTTTGTTGCTTTAAATGTATGTAATCTACGTACTCTGAATTTCTAGGTGTAAGATTCAGCTTAAGCTAGCTGCTAATGGAATCTTATAAGTATGTGTCAAGTACCTGTTCTAAACTTGTTGAATTGCTTCATCGTATTCATATGGAATTATGCATACAACATAAGCTTCACACTCAAACTCAAACCATAACCAAGACGAGAAGCCACAGAAACTGAATTAATATATAACAAGAAATTGAATTATTTGAATTCCTAATCGCCTTGAGGCTTAAacttgaagagagagagagagagagagagagagcttcataAGGTGAAGAAAAGGCGGGAAAGTGTGTTTGAAGAAGGAGTTGATGATAAAAATGTTTCCCGCGATGAGGTTTTGCCACATGGCCAAACACCCAACAGAAAAGAGGTCAGTGCCTGACCGGTACGGTTGAACCCAAACAGCAACACCTGTGACTTGCAATTATATATTGGGAAGAACTTTCCAATACATATAATCTAATTTCCAAATTCTGGTGACCACATAGATTTTTAGGATTGAAACTTTGAGGCAATTCTGGATGATTGACGCTTTGATTGGTGTTTAGAAGTACACAATTTTGGTCCTTGCGTTTAACAATAAATGAGTGATTTTGGTTGTTTCGTTATTTCCTTCAAGATGACTTCTATAATAGGTCATTTTGAGTTATAGCAGTTGTGAATTTTTAAATCTTGATTCATTGTGTTGTTAAGAGTGTATATCACTGTCGCTGCTTCTATTCCTCTATTCCTTCTCTCGGGATTCTGTCTCATTGATAATTCTCCAAAGAATGTATTATTGAAGCCACCCTAAGCACAACCTCATCCTTTGATGCCCCTAGATCCTCACCATTTTTAAGAAAGAAAAGTTTATACATACTTACCGGTTTAAAAAAGGCTAGTGTTGGTAGATGATCCAGCGCTAGACATACCTACCGGTTTAAGAAAGACTAATGTTGGTAGATGATCCAACACTAGACCAAATACAAATTTTGCGTATATCTTGCCATAAATGGATCCAAGAACAATTGGATGGTTTACAAGGAAATCAAAATTtgtttgaaatttaaattatgTTGAAGGGTCCGGGTTTGTTCACCAACCCCTCCCAGTATACGAGAGAAAGCATGTGCCTCTTGCTTGGGCACTAGTTCGAGAAAAACAATAGGTCAACCAAGTAGCTAAGCTAAGCTTATCAGCAAGAAAATAACCTGAAGATCTAAAATGGACCACAATTTATGGTCCCATACCCACTATTGGTGATTGTAGCGTAATTATCATGTGATCttcaaccactgcaagtggcctagtagttcttgcctagttgggtgtgctctccaacctaggttcgaatcctaaagctgtcaaagtggtcagacactgtgctgcaatgcacagttaaAGCATTTCACATACACCGAAAGAGTTTATCATGGACCTATGAAGcttttgggttccccttgacaagtcaaaaaaaaattatgtgatcTTCAATTTTCATTTGGGTAGACATGGTAGGCCAATGGTTCAGTTTTTCACAtacgccgaaggggtttatcttagACCTAATAAGCCTTTAaattccccttgacaaagtcaaaaaaaaattatgtgatcTTCAATTTTCATTTAGGCAGACATGATATGTTTTTCCTTCCAGTTATGGGCTTATGGCTGAAGGTGTTTTGAAGAAGGCGGTGGTAAAGAGGCGGCGGTGGCTATGGAACCTTGCCATCTGTTCGGAAGCAATGAATGGTGAATGGGCGGGCACCTCAACGGCTATGCCATTAATCATAGGTGCTTTATGAGCTGTATTGCCTTGTAATGTCGTTTTTAAATGGTTTGTATGTGGGTAAATCACACAATACTCCCTGATTTGAACCTCTAAAATCCAAGAAAGGGTAAGCAGCTGCCTCTCAAACCCCACCAAGGTAGACAACAGAAAAGAAGTTCGGTCAAACACAGCTCCTGGATAGGGGTAAGGAGGGCAGTCGCACGATGAAATGTTCCTTGATGGCATAGTAAAATACTACTATATCTATAAATTCAATCGCCATAACTTCTTTCTTTCTAAAAGCAATCATAAATTCATAAGAAACAATAATTCCTGTCTAATCTCACAGTAGGTGGAAACAGATTTACCATTTCGATCAAATCCAACAGAGACTAGAGAGTAGAGACATACTAAAATGACCTTGAAAGCACACATGTTGTTTGGATAACCAGAGCAGTCCTACCATAATCAACTAGGAAATAGACTCCATAATAGTTGTCATTTATCCCACAAGCTTAAGTTTTCAAGTTAGTTGAAATATAAACATCACCCAAATTCAGAGCAAAGTTATTAGTACTCGAGGTATCAGAACCATCCAAAATAGGAGAAGAAATTAGTCTGCTACTGTTGTTCGAAGGGGAAGAGAACTCTCAACTCCCTTGGCGTCAGCAGCATTCTTCTCAGCAACAACCTTTGACATTTTAAACATCTGAAACAAAAGGCAAAATTATCAGCACAGACGCAACCAATTATAGAATGAACATGTTTATTGTGTAGGCAGTATTTAGCATCAGCATCAAAGTTGAAGCAAGAATAAACCTTGTCAATGGTCTTCTTGAAGCAAGACACGTGTTCGTCCATAGAAGCGTGGATAAACTCATCAATATGATCCTTCACGTCTTCCAAGAAAGTGGCttgttcattcttcttctttcggCAAGATGTGGGGGTTGCAGCAGCAGCAGGTGGAGTAGCCGTTGTTCCAGCAGGCTGTTTTTCAAGTTCTCTTTTCTGCGATTCCATCTTCACCAACACCTAAAACAAGATATTCATTACAAAAGATGATACCAATGGcctaataattttaaaaaaatatatatatatgctcattTTAAACATCACAGGCATTGGCAAAAACAAGCCATTGCAATTAAGATGTAAAACCAATCAGCAAATACtttgacaaaaataaaaacgatATGCAAGAATCATATagagaagaaaattaaaaatagagAATAACTACAAAGGAAGGAAGTTTCCGACTGTCACCTGTGACCTGTCAAAACCACAGTTAGCAAGACTCCCAAGTAAATATGATAGTAAGAACCAAAAGAATCATGAGAAATGGCATTTACTCTATTTGCCAATTCGGTAACCGGCTTGTTAAGATAATATCTTTCAGGTTCATCGACACAAGAAAAGCAAGTTTGAGTGAAAACATTGAGGTATACAACCCCTGAGCTACCACATTATCACAAGCTGCTTTCTACTTGAGATCCTAAATGCCATCTATACGCTTATTAGTGCAACAAAGCAAAATTAGGAAGATCAAAAACTAGAGTTTCATTCAACATAACATAACACCACAAAATTAAAACTGCCCGAGATTTTACAGAAATTTACAAGCAAACAAGTTTTGTATGAAACTGCACACCAGGTGTTCGAAATAATGCCGCAGACAAAAAAAACCACTACCAATCGAGCCAACACACCAAATCTCACGCAATCATGCACGAAAATGTTACTCAATTACATATTTCTAACAATTTTTGCTAAAACAAATGCATAATCAGCTTGGTACGAAAGAATAGACAAAATTGTGCGACACGGAAAATGAAAGATAGAAGGTAAAAAGAGGATCCATAATTAGCTGACGAACAATGAAATGAACTGGAGTTTCAGAAAAGACGTACCGGAGAATCCACAAGGAGGGTAAGTGAAATTTGGTAACTTGGTGAAGAAATTGGTTTTGGGTCTTTATATTTTGACTCAGAGGCCGCCTTGTTCAGCAAGACAAGGTAGAACCGCCTTCCTCACCAAGAAGGTAAAGCGGTTGGAAGGGCACGTGGCCTTAGATCAATCAGATTGGGCTTCGGGACTTGAATACAAGAATTGGGCTAGTTCTCTTCTTTTCACCCTGG
Coding sequences:
- the LOC112173367 gene encoding uncharacterized protein LOC112173367, giving the protein MESQKRELEKQPAGTTATPPAAAATPTSCRKKKNEQATFLEDVKDHIDEFIHASMDEHVSCFKKTIDKMFKMSKVVAEKNAADAKGVESSLPLRTTVAD
- the LOC112174446 gene encoding protein RADIALIS-like 2, whose amino-acid sequence is MASSSMSSRNSGSSWTAKQNKAFEKALALYDKDTPDRWYNVARAVGNKTPEEVKRHYDLLVADVKHIESGQVPFPDYRTSGGSGSGSGHGNIGHDEEKRMRSMKLN